In Sander lucioperca isolate FBNREF2018 chromosome 12, SLUC_FBN_1.2, whole genome shotgun sequence, one DNA window encodes the following:
- the LOC116058568 gene encoding 3-beta-hydroxysteroid-Delta(8),Delta(7)-isomerase isoform X2, translating to MMDSTTGVLHPYWPRDLLIPTYVANDRSMSEILAFLFSVSGVFLLVTWLITGQKGTTGRLGTWRRLAVCWFAVCGFIHGVIEGWFSLYYDIIPGDQSFLSQLWKEYSKGDSRYVIADNFTVCMETVTAWLWGPFSFWAVFAFLTNKPYRFVLQLIISLGQLYGAVLYFYTEHRDGYAHSELGHPIYFWFYFVFMNVLWIIIPLVLIVDAWRQLSAAQTHTDNTKSHKSKRN from the exons ATGATGGATTCAACAACTGGAGTTCTTCATCCCTACTGGCCACGGGACCTTTTGATTCCCACCTATGTGGCCAATGACCGATCTATGTCAGAGATTCTGGCGTTCCTGTTTTCTGTGTCTGGGGTGTTTCTGCTTGTGACCTGGCTGATCACCGGCCAGAAAGGGACCACTGGCAGGCTGGGGACATGGAGGCGTCTGGCTGTGTGCTGGTTTGCCGTTTGTGGTTTCATCCATGGCGTCATTGAGGGATGGTTCTCACTGTACTATGATATTATTCCAGGAGACCAGAGCTTCCTTTCACAGCTGT GGAAAGAGTACTCAAAAGGAGACAGTCGATATGTAAT AGCGGATAACTTCACTGTCTGTATGGAGACTGTGACTGCATGGTTATGGGGACCTTTCAGCTTTTGGGCTGTGTTTGCCTTCTTAACTAACAAGCCCTACAGATTTGTTCTGCAGCTCATCATTTCATTAG GCCAGCTGTATGGAGCAGTGCTTTACTTCTACACGGAGCACAGAGATGGTTATGCTCACAGTGAGTTGGGACACCCAATCTACTTCTGGTTCTACTTTGTGTTCATGAACGTGCTGTGGATCATCATACCGCTGGTGCTCATTGTGGATGCATGGAGACAGCTGTCAGCAgcccagacacacactgacaacacaAAGTCACACAAGTCTAAGAGGAACTGA
- the si:dkey-109j17.5 gene encoding zinc finger BED domain-containing protein 4 isoform X1 — protein MASVSKVSILDYFNIVFEGENGKIESNCKACGTRIQAKRSVTSNFVTHLKRKHQAMYDDFVKRKDMKREGYSSGSLHSFTTNGGNTRCTLPISTLVGGGGGGVVGGMGTLEGGVGGGSGGGVTKFDRHDPRQVLISEAIAKMIVRDLQPVSIVENRGFRELLQLLEPRYTPEPQHYIQSQLLPAYTYQAQLATRQALASAHALSLSLDLWRGLTGATSGYLGVTCHFLTSDWQMRSALLACLPLTEGSSGNSVLSDFDEVCHSHGVSGRAFCVVADPFLSTTTVKPCCLPGFLVSPTLANGQDEDDGEEVDNGNNVEEGIRNGHGEGGEEGEWEHGLGVCRVDCFSRSLEQCVREGLRSCPQVTSTLAKAACFYNYVTSAVPPEKLSQVFDGPGLSMGAPGNTLPAARDWAAQLRVLRRLLDSVEFLEEVSGPGELALGGSERALLRELTDTLEPFTEAWDMVQGDRQADIQTDKHVSISLALPCVLGLRKHLSETSTPHCPSLLVGLSQAVERRLAPVLEDPLYITATTLDPQFKLTWSSNPDWHRQVLIEELSKYSTASSPIEPNTDLHPQSQTPPAPAPSPVSSFSRPCKLFSFIKQRPTTQAKSLEQELAVYLREEPTDEEALHYWRRKAIDFPLLAQVAKRAFTIPACGTVVESIFTTAGRCLQPERGRVLPKNLETLIYLKANYRLLWT, from the exons ATGGCGTCAGTTTCGAAGGTGTCTATTCTGGATTACTTTAATATTGTGTTTGAAGGTGAAAATGGCAAAATCGAGTCCAACTGCAAGGCTTGTGGTACCAGGATCCAGGCGAAGCGAAGTGTCACGTCCAACTTCGTAACGCACCTCAAG CGGAAACACCAGGCTATGTATGATGACTTTGTGAAAAGGAAGGATATGAAGAGAGAGGGTTACTCCTCTGGTTCCCTGCACAGTTTCACCACTAATGGAGGGAACACCCGCTGCACTCTCCCCATCAGTACTCtagtgggaggaggaggaggaggagttgtTGGAGGAATGGGAACTCTTGAGGGAGGAGTAGGAGGAGGCTCTGGAGGAGGGGTGACCAAGTTTGACAGACATGACCCACGTCAG GTTCTGATCTCTGAGGCTATAGCTAAGATGATTGTGCGTGACCTGCAGCCAGTGTCCATAGTGGAAAATCGAGGTTTCAGAGAACTGCTTCAGCTCCTGGAGCCACGTTACACTCCTGAGCCCCAGCATTACATCCAGAGCCAGCTCCTCCCAGCCTACACCTACCAGGCCCAGCTAGCAACCCGTCAGGCCCTGGCCTCAGCACACGCCCTCAGTCTCAGCCTGGATCTCTGGAGGGGCTTAACTGGAGCCACTTCAGG gtaCCTCGGTGTCACCTGCCATTTTCTCACATCTGATTGGCAGATGCGTTCAGCTCTCCTGGCGTGCCTTCCCCTGACTGAAGGCAGCTCTGGGAATAGCGTGCTTTCAGATTTTGATGAAGTATGTCACTCTCATGGTGTGTCAGGGAGAGCATTTTGTGTGGTTGCGGACCCTTTCCTATCAACAACAACAGTAAAGCCATGTTGTCTCCCTGGTTTCCTGGTTTCACCTACTCTCGCTAACGGGCAAGACGAAGACGATGGAGAAGAGGTGGACAATGGTAACAATGTGGAGGAAGGGATCAGGAATGGCCAtggtgagggaggagaggaaggagagtggGAGCATGGTCTGGGTGTTTGTCGAGTGGACTGTTTCTCTCGCTCCCTTGAACAGTGTGTCAGAGAGGGGTTACGCTCCTGTCCACAGGTCACTTCCACACTAGCCAAGGCTGCCTGTTTCTACAACTACGTTACCTCTGCTGTCCCACCTGAGAAACTTAGCCAGGTGTTTGATGGTCCTGGGTTGAGCATGGGGGCACCAGGAAATACCCTTCCTGCAGCAAGAGACTGGGCTGCTCAGCTTAGG GTGCTTCGGCGACTGCTGGACTCAGTGGAGTTCCTGGAGGAGGTGAGTGGTCCGGGGGAGCTGGCGCTGGGTGGTTCAGAGAGAGCCCTGCTGCGGGAGCTCACTGACACTTTGGAGCCCTTCACTGAGGCCTGGGACATGGTGCAAggggacagacaggcagacatacagacagacaaacatgtGTCCATCAGTCTGGCTCTGCCGTGTGTTCTGGGCCTTCGTAAGCATCTCTCTGAGACGTCAACTCCCCACTGCCCCTCTCTGCTGGTAGGCCTCAGCCAGGCTGTAGAGCGTCGGCTAGCCCCTGTCCTGGAGGACCCTCTCTACATCACTGCCACCACCCTGGACCCCCAGTTCAAACTCACTTGGAGCAGCAACCCTGACTGGCATAGACAAGTTCTCATAGAGGAGTTGTCCAAATATTCCACAGCCTCCAGCCCCATAGAGCCCAACACAGACCTACATCCTCAATCCCAGACCCCTCCTGCCCCAGCTCCATCACCGGTCTCCTCGTTTTCCCGGCCCTGTAAGCTGTTCTCTTTCATCAAGCAGAGACCCACAACACAGGCCAAGAGCCTAGAGCAGGAGTTGGCCGTCTACCTACGAGAGGAACCCACAGACGAGGAGGCTTTGCATTACTGGCGGCGTAAAGCAATTGACTTTCCTCTGCTTGCCCAGGTAGCCAAGAGGGCATTTACCATACCTGCTTGTGGCACTGTAGTCGAGAGCATTTTCACTACTGCTGGGCGCTGTCTGCAGCCAGAGAGAGGCCGCGTCTTACCAAAGAACCTTGAGACGCTCATCTACCTCAAAGCGAACTACAGATTACTATGGACTTAA
- the si:dkey-109j17.5 gene encoding zinc finger BED domain-containing protein 4 isoform X2 — protein MYDDFVKRKDMKREGYSSGSLHSFTTNGGNTRCTLPISTLVGGGGGGVVGGMGTLEGGVGGGSGGGVTKFDRHDPRQVLISEAIAKMIVRDLQPVSIVENRGFRELLQLLEPRYTPEPQHYIQSQLLPAYTYQAQLATRQALASAHALSLSLDLWRGLTGATSGYLGVTCHFLTSDWQMRSALLACLPLTEGSSGNSVLSDFDEVCHSHGVSGRAFCVVADPFLSTTTVKPCCLPGFLVSPTLANGQDEDDGEEVDNGNNVEEGIRNGHGEGGEEGEWEHGLGVCRVDCFSRSLEQCVREGLRSCPQVTSTLAKAACFYNYVTSAVPPEKLSQVFDGPGLSMGAPGNTLPAARDWAAQLRVLRRLLDSVEFLEEVSGPGELALGGSERALLRELTDTLEPFTEAWDMVQGDRQADIQTDKHVSISLALPCVLGLRKHLSETSTPHCPSLLVGLSQAVERRLAPVLEDPLYITATTLDPQFKLTWSSNPDWHRQVLIEELSKYSTASSPIEPNTDLHPQSQTPPAPAPSPVSSFSRPCKLFSFIKQRPTTQAKSLEQELAVYLREEPTDEEALHYWRRKAIDFPLLAQVAKRAFTIPACGTVVESIFTTAGRCLQPERGRVLPKNLETLIYLKANYRLLWT, from the exons ATGTATGATGACTTTGTGAAAAGGAAGGATATGAAGAGAGAGGGTTACTCCTCTGGTTCCCTGCACAGTTTCACCACTAATGGAGGGAACACCCGCTGCACTCTCCCCATCAGTACTCtagtgggaggaggaggaggaggagttgtTGGAGGAATGGGAACTCTTGAGGGAGGAGTAGGAGGAGGCTCTGGAGGAGGGGTGACCAAGTTTGACAGACATGACCCACGTCAG GTTCTGATCTCTGAGGCTATAGCTAAGATGATTGTGCGTGACCTGCAGCCAGTGTCCATAGTGGAAAATCGAGGTTTCAGAGAACTGCTTCAGCTCCTGGAGCCACGTTACACTCCTGAGCCCCAGCATTACATCCAGAGCCAGCTCCTCCCAGCCTACACCTACCAGGCCCAGCTAGCAACCCGTCAGGCCCTGGCCTCAGCACACGCCCTCAGTCTCAGCCTGGATCTCTGGAGGGGCTTAACTGGAGCCACTTCAGG gtaCCTCGGTGTCACCTGCCATTTTCTCACATCTGATTGGCAGATGCGTTCAGCTCTCCTGGCGTGCCTTCCCCTGACTGAAGGCAGCTCTGGGAATAGCGTGCTTTCAGATTTTGATGAAGTATGTCACTCTCATGGTGTGTCAGGGAGAGCATTTTGTGTGGTTGCGGACCCTTTCCTATCAACAACAACAGTAAAGCCATGTTGTCTCCCTGGTTTCCTGGTTTCACCTACTCTCGCTAACGGGCAAGACGAAGACGATGGAGAAGAGGTGGACAATGGTAACAATGTGGAGGAAGGGATCAGGAATGGCCAtggtgagggaggagaggaaggagagtggGAGCATGGTCTGGGTGTTTGTCGAGTGGACTGTTTCTCTCGCTCCCTTGAACAGTGTGTCAGAGAGGGGTTACGCTCCTGTCCACAGGTCACTTCCACACTAGCCAAGGCTGCCTGTTTCTACAACTACGTTACCTCTGCTGTCCCACCTGAGAAACTTAGCCAGGTGTTTGATGGTCCTGGGTTGAGCATGGGGGCACCAGGAAATACCCTTCCTGCAGCAAGAGACTGGGCTGCTCAGCTTAGG GTGCTTCGGCGACTGCTGGACTCAGTGGAGTTCCTGGAGGAGGTGAGTGGTCCGGGGGAGCTGGCGCTGGGTGGTTCAGAGAGAGCCCTGCTGCGGGAGCTCACTGACACTTTGGAGCCCTTCACTGAGGCCTGGGACATGGTGCAAggggacagacaggcagacatacagacagacaaacatgtGTCCATCAGTCTGGCTCTGCCGTGTGTTCTGGGCCTTCGTAAGCATCTCTCTGAGACGTCAACTCCCCACTGCCCCTCTCTGCTGGTAGGCCTCAGCCAGGCTGTAGAGCGTCGGCTAGCCCCTGTCCTGGAGGACCCTCTCTACATCACTGCCACCACCCTGGACCCCCAGTTCAAACTCACTTGGAGCAGCAACCCTGACTGGCATAGACAAGTTCTCATAGAGGAGTTGTCCAAATATTCCACAGCCTCCAGCCCCATAGAGCCCAACACAGACCTACATCCTCAATCCCAGACCCCTCCTGCCCCAGCTCCATCACCGGTCTCCTCGTTTTCCCGGCCCTGTAAGCTGTTCTCTTTCATCAAGCAGAGACCCACAACACAGGCCAAGAGCCTAGAGCAGGAGTTGGCCGTCTACCTACGAGAGGAACCCACAGACGAGGAGGCTTTGCATTACTGGCGGCGTAAAGCAATTGACTTTCCTCTGCTTGCCCAGGTAGCCAAGAGGGCATTTACCATACCTGCTTGTGGCACTGTAGTCGAGAGCATTTTCACTACTGCTGGGCGCTGTCTGCAGCCAGAGAGAGGCCGCGTCTTACCAAAGAACCTTGAGACGCTCATCTACCTCAAAGCGAACTACAGATTACTATGGACTTAA
- the ccdc115 gene encoding coiled-coil domain-containing protein 115, protein MGVSELEDSSLLLDEKLLRFMDQLALLEEKRATLNSLIEQGWFSMSKARYSMGNKHVSALQYASEIEPLVSVHARTLDNGEVDFCTERVKQKCSNEAGKDARLIEDIGPQEEGVRRRIKPKKDIAEKDAREEASSEKVPEVTPVRKGDQNPQQDPLKWFGILVPQSLKQAQSSFKQVIELSAEIATLQTAVLNTRQELKHSMKDKHILQEEASAAQLDKEAD, encoded by the exons ATGGGTGTGTCGGAACTGGAGGATTCTTCTCTTTTACTGGACGAAAAGCTGCTCCGTTTCATGGACCAGCTGGCGTTACTGGAGGAGAAACGAGCCACTCTCAACTCTCTCATagagcag GGATGGTTTTCCATGTCCAAGGCTCGATATTCCATGGGAAACAAACACGTCTCTGCACTTCAGTATGCAAGTGAGATAgagccactggtctctgttcatgCTAG AACACTGGACAATGGTGAGGTGGATTTCTGCACAGAAAGGGTCAAACAAAAGTGTAGTAATGAGGCTGGAAAAGATGCCAGGTTAATAGAGGATATTGGACCTCAAGAAGAAG GTGTCAGGAGACGAATTAAACCAAAAAAGGATATCGCAGAGAAAGATGCAAGGGAAGAAGCAAGTAGTGAGAAAGTTCCTGAAGTAACTCCAGTAAGAAAAGGTGACCAGAATCCTCAGCAAGATCCACTGAAGTGGTTTGGGATTCTGGTGCCACAATCTCTTAAACAAGCACAGTCGTCATTCAAGCAAG TAATAGAGCTGTCAGCTGAGATTGCAACCCTTCAGACTGCAGTTCTGAACACCAGACAGGAGCTGAAGCACAGCATGAAAGACAAACACATTCTCCAGGAGGAAGCCTCAGCAGCCCAGTTGGACAAGGAGGCCGACTAA
- the LOC116058568 gene encoding 3-beta-hydroxysteroid-Delta(8),Delta(7)-isomerase isoform X1, whose amino-acid sequence MKSVDHPFLKQMMDSTTGVLHPYWPRDLLIPTYVANDRSMSEILAFLFSVSGVFLLVTWLITGQKGTTGRLGTWRRLAVCWFAVCGFIHGVIEGWFSLYYDIIPGDQSFLSQLWKEYSKGDSRYVIADNFTVCMETVTAWLWGPFSFWAVFAFLTNKPYRFVLQLIISLGQLYGAVLYFYTEHRDGYAHSELGHPIYFWFYFVFMNVLWIIIPLVLIVDAWRQLSAAQTHTDNTKSHKSKRN is encoded by the exons ATGAAGAGTGTTGACCATCCTTTCTTGAAACAGATGATGGATTCAACAACTGGAGTTCTTCATCCCTACTGGCCACGGGACCTTTTGATTCCCACCTATGTGGCCAATGACCGATCTATGTCAGAGATTCTGGCGTTCCTGTTTTCTGTGTCTGGGGTGTTTCTGCTTGTGACCTGGCTGATCACCGGCCAGAAAGGGACCACTGGCAGGCTGGGGACATGGAGGCGTCTGGCTGTGTGCTGGTTTGCCGTTTGTGGTTTCATCCATGGCGTCATTGAGGGATGGTTCTCACTGTACTATGATATTATTCCAGGAGACCAGAGCTTCCTTTCACAGCTGT GGAAAGAGTACTCAAAAGGAGACAGTCGATATGTAAT AGCGGATAACTTCACTGTCTGTATGGAGACTGTGACTGCATGGTTATGGGGACCTTTCAGCTTTTGGGCTGTGTTTGCCTTCTTAACTAACAAGCCCTACAGATTTGTTCTGCAGCTCATCATTTCATTAG GCCAGCTGTATGGAGCAGTGCTTTACTTCTACACGGAGCACAGAGATGGTTATGCTCACAGTGAGTTGGGACACCCAATCTACTTCTGGTTCTACTTTGTGTTCATGAACGTGCTGTGGATCATCATACCGCTGGTGCTCATTGTGGATGCATGGAGACAGCTGTCAGCAgcccagacacacactgacaacacaAAGTCACACAAGTCTAAGAGGAACTGA